Proteins encoded in a region of the Flavobacterium sp. MDT1-60 genome:
- a CDS encoding DUF4129 domain-containing protein: MNRIFLILAFFFCFSIAHAQDTLAEAEPPKVAAVKYTEKDIQIDSDTIEAKTFSKNFKKKYTDPEFIYEPKAPERGLWDNIKEWIASVLRRIFSFTDAKTSITFTIILLRVLAVLVIIVVIYLIVKALINKEGQWIFGKNANKRAIQYSDIEKNIHLLDFKKLIQESIQTGEKRLAIRYYYLWLLKVMAQNNYIEWDIEKTNSDYLYELKSPVYREDFTYLSYLYNYIWYGEFEIDETTFTKAENRFKKSIKTFSNE; encoded by the coding sequence ATGAACAGAATCTTTCTTATTTTAGCTTTCTTTTTTTGCTTTAGTATCGCACATGCTCAGGATACTTTGGCGGAAGCTGAACCTCCAAAAGTGGCTGCTGTAAAATATACTGAAAAAGACATTCAGATCGATTCAGATACTATTGAAGCCAAAACATTTTCAAAAAACTTCAAAAAAAAATATACCGATCCTGAATTTATTTACGAACCAAAAGCGCCCGAAAGAGGTCTTTGGGATAATATTAAAGAATGGATTGCCAGTGTTTTGAGAAGAATTTTCTCTTTTACTGATGCAAAAACTTCTATCACTTTCACTATTATCTTATTGAGAGTATTGGCTGTTCTGGTGATTATTGTAGTTATTTATTTGATCGTAAAAGCTTTAATAAATAAAGAAGGACAATGGATTTTTGGTAAAAATGCCAATAAAAGAGCCATCCAATATTCTGATATTGAAAAAAATATTCATTTACTGGATTTTAAAAAATTGATACAGGAAAGTATTCAAACCGGAGAAAAACGACTTGCTATTCGGTACTATTATCTTTGGTTACTAAAAGTAATGGCACAAAATAATTATATCGAATGGGATATCGAAAAAACCAATTCTGATTATTTATACGAACTAAAAAGCCCGGTTTACAGAGAAGATTTTACCTATCTCTCCTATTTGTACAATTACATTTGGTATGGTGAATTTGAAATAGATGAAACCACTTTTACAAAAGCCGAAAACCGATTTAAGAAATCTATAAAAACCTTTAGCAATGAATAA
- a CDS encoding serine hydrolase — MNYKLLLILFLLGFTASSQITNQEVDVLVNRTIKAFDVPGIAVAIVKDGKVVLAKGYGVKSITTKEKVDANTLFGIASNSKAFTTAALAMLVDEKKIKWDDKVIQYLPDFKMYDDYVTKEFTIRDLLTHRSGLGLGAGDLMIWPDGSDFKAADIVHNLRYLKPVSSFRTKYDYDNLMYIIAGEIVHVVSGQTWADFVETRIMKPLEMDKSVASVKRLKDTSNVITPHVPIDGKLKTIKRYENQFFDGAAGIYSSVNDLSKWAILQINNGKYGDNKQLFSEKEHDEMWQLQTIIPTKTKPPYNTHFSGYGLGWFLSDVKGYKQVSHTGGLEGNVTQTTLIPEIGLGIIVLTNQQSGAAFSAITNTIKDSYLGIKSDDYVTVYSNRVKANEASADKVTDEVWATVAKNKKEKLKTDFSKITGTYKDNWFGEITITEKKGKLYFASKRSSQLVGEVFFYKEGNYVVKWNNAFFHADAHLLFKYDANGNVINLKMLPISELTDFSYDFQDLDFSKE; from the coding sequence ATGAATTATAAATTACTTCTAATACTCTTCCTTTTAGGTTTTACGGCTTCTTCCCAAATCACCAATCAGGAAGTAGATGTATTGGTAAATCGCACCATAAAAGCTTTTGATGTTCCCGGAATTGCTGTGGCAATCGTGAAAGACGGAAAAGTAGTTTTAGCAAAAGGATATGGCGTAAAATCGATAACTACGAAGGAAAAAGTGGATGCAAATACCCTTTTCGGAATTGCATCCAACAGTAAAGCTTTTACAACTGCCGCACTTGCCATGTTGGTTGATGAGAAAAAAATAAAATGGGACGATAAGGTAATCCAATATCTTCCGGATTTTAAAATGTATGATGATTATGTTACAAAAGAATTCACCATTCGCGACTTATTAACTCATAGAAGTGGCCTTGGACTTGGAGCCGGAGATTTGATGATCTGGCCTGACGGAAGTGATTTTAAAGCAGCTGATATTGTTCATAATTTAAGATATTTAAAACCAGTTTCGAGTTTTAGAACCAAATACGATTACGATAATCTGATGTACATTATTGCAGGTGAAATTGTACACGTTGTGAGCGGTCAAACCTGGGCTGATTTTGTAGAAACGCGCATCATGAAACCATTAGAAATGGATAAAAGTGTAGCCTCAGTAAAACGCTTAAAAGACACTTCGAATGTTATTACACCTCACGTTCCGATTGACGGCAAATTAAAAACGATCAAACGTTATGAAAATCAGTTTTTTGACGGAGCTGCCGGGATTTATTCAAGCGTAAATGATTTAAGTAAATGGGCGATTTTACAAATCAACAACGGAAAATACGGTGATAACAAACAACTTTTTTCAGAGAAAGAACACGACGAAATGTGGCAATTACAAACCATTATTCCGACCAAAACAAAACCTCCCTACAATACCCATTTTTCAGGATATGGTTTAGGCTGGTTTTTAAGTGATGTAAAAGGGTACAAGCAAGTTTCGCACACCGGGGGTTTAGAAGGAAACGTGACGCAAACAACTTTGATTCCGGAAATAGGTTTAGGAATTATTGTTCTGACCAATCAACAATCCGGAGCAGCTTTTAGCGCTATTACCAATACGATTAAAGACAGCTATTTAGGCATTAAATCGGACGATTATGTAACCGTTTACAGCAACCGGGTGAAAGCCAATGAAGCATCTGCGGATAAAGTAACCGATGAAGTTTGGGCAACTGTTGCCAAAAATAAAAAAGAAAAATTAAAAACCGATTTTTCTAAAATTACCGGAACTTACAAAGACAATTGGTTTGGAGAAATTACGATAACAGAGAAAAAAGGAAAACTATATTTTGCTTCAAAACGTTCTTCACAACTAGTTGGAGAAGTGTTTTTCTACAAAGAGGGCAACTATGTCGTAAAATGGAACAATGCTTTTTTCCATGCCGATGCTCATTTACTTTTTAAATATGATGCAAATGGAAACGTAATCAACCTAAAAATGCTTCCCATTTCTGAGTTAACAGACTTTAGTTACGATTTTCAGGATTTGGATTTTTCTAAAGAATAG
- a CDS encoding MoxR family ATPase, whose translation MDDINTPETEITNENVNFETRINLGPLLEHVNAIKTELETVIVGQQKMIDQLLVAILSNGHVLLEGVPGVAKTITAKLLSKTLNIGFSRIQFTPDLMPSDILGTSIFNLKTSEFEFKKGPIFSNLILIDEINRAPAKTQAALFEVMEERQITIDGSAFQLETPFLVIATQNPIEQEGTYRLPEAQLDRFLFKITIDYPKLDEEILIIQREHLLQDHGKLEAIKTILSAEEIKGYQGLVKQIRVEQNLLEYIARIVVNTRENAFLYLGASPRASIAILNAAKGFAAIRGRDFVTPEDVKEAAIPVLQHRVIVTPEREMEGITSSEIVKQILETVEIPR comes from the coding sequence ATGGACGATATCAATACCCCAGAAACCGAAATCACAAATGAAAATGTGAATTTTGAGACCAGAATAAATTTAGGACCACTTTTAGAGCATGTAAATGCTATTAAAACAGAATTGGAAACCGTTATTGTAGGTCAGCAAAAAATGATCGATCAGCTTTTGGTTGCGATTTTATCAAACGGACATGTTTTGCTTGAAGGTGTTCCGGGCGTTGCCAAAACGATTACGGCAAAACTATTATCCAAAACTTTAAATATTGGCTTTAGCCGAATTCAGTTTACGCCAGATTTAATGCCTTCAGATATTTTAGGAACTTCAATTTTCAATTTAAAAACTTCCGAATTTGAATTTAAAAAAGGACCTATTTTCTCCAATCTAATCTTGATTGATGAGATAAATCGTGCTCCTGCCAAAACACAAGCTGCTCTTTTTGAAGTCATGGAAGAACGTCAGATTACAATTGATGGTTCTGCGTTTCAACTTGAAACTCCTTTTTTGGTTATTGCGACACAAAACCCAATTGAGCAGGAAGGAACGTATCGTTTGCCTGAAGCACAATTAGATCGTTTTTTATTCAAAATAACCATCGATTATCCAAAATTAGATGAAGAAATTCTAATCATCCAAAGAGAACATTTATTACAGGATCACGGAAAACTGGAAGCTATTAAAACAATACTTTCTGCCGAAGAAATAAAAGGATATCAAGGTTTAGTGAAACAAATCAGAGTGGAGCAAAATCTTTTAGAATATATCGCAAGAATCGTGGTTAACACCAGAGAAAATGCCTTTTTATATTTAGGAGCTTCGCCACGTGCCTCAATCGCAATTTTAAATGCAGCCAAAGGTTTCGCAGCCATTCGCGGTCGCGATTTTGTAACTCCTGAAGATGTTAAAGAAGCAGCAATTCCGGTTTTACAACATCGTGTTATCGTTACTCCGGAACGTGAAATGGAGGGTATTACAAGCTCAGAAATTGTCAAACAAATTCTTGAAACAGTTGAAATACCGAGATAA
- a CDS encoding RNA methyltransferase — protein sequence MKQITSIQNPFIKSLVLLQEKAKARKQTGTFLIEGLREISIALKGGYELETVLFLPELVTENQINKLVNPPVQLIEINKEVYQKLAYRDTTEGILAVAKTKSMQLSDLNLSDNPLILVAEAPEKPGNIGALLRTADAANLDAVLIANPKSDLYNPNIVRSSVGCLFTNQIATGTTDEIIAFLKEKKIDFYCATLQNSTSYHTQDFTTPTALVVGTEATGLTQEWRDAATQNIIIPMQGEIDSMNVSVAAAILIFEAKRQRGFN from the coding sequence ATGAAACAAATCACTTCCATTCAAAATCCGTTTATAAAATCACTTGTTTTATTGCAGGAAAAGGCAAAGGCCCGCAAACAAACCGGAACATTTTTGATTGAAGGTTTACGTGAAATTTCAATTGCCTTAAAAGGCGGCTACGAATTAGAAACTGTTTTGTTTTTACCGGAATTGGTTACTGAAAATCAAATTAATAAACTGGTGAATCCTCCTGTTCAATTAATTGAAATTAATAAAGAAGTTTATCAAAAACTGGCTTATCGCGATACTACGGAAGGAATTTTGGCTGTAGCCAAAACAAAATCAATGCAATTATCTGATTTAAATTTATCTGATAATCCATTAATTTTAGTTGCCGAAGCACCTGAAAAACCAGGCAATATCGGAGCGCTTTTACGCACTGCTGATGCCGCCAACCTTGATGCGGTTTTAATTGCTAATCCGAAAAGTGATTTATACAATCCAAATATTGTACGTTCAAGCGTAGGTTGTTTGTTTACCAATCAGATTGCTACAGGAACTACAGATGAAATCATTGCTTTTCTGAAAGAAAAAAAGATTGATTTTTATTGCGCTACTTTACAAAATTCAACCTCTTATCATACCCAGGATTTCACTACTCCAACAGCATTAGTTGTGGGTACAGAAGCCACTGGCTTAACGCAGGAATGGCGTGATGCAGCGACGCAAAATATCATAATTCCAATGCAGGGCGAAATCGACAGCATGAACGTTTCGGTGGCCGCCGCGATTTTAATTTTTGAAGCCAAACGTCAAAGAGGATTTAATTAA
- a CDS encoding DUF2167 domain-containing protein has protein sequence MKRILLSLFLSVIFIPKIIAQADTTAAYYDKIEQSLKYETGKITLTEGEGILNVPKGFKFLNGEQTQHVLTDLWGNPEDKTVLGSLVPDGKGVTHSNSWMFVVSYQGDGFVKDDDANDIDYDDLLKTMQEDMKTANEERKKGGYAEVQLIGWASKPYYDNNLKVLHWAKELKFGKDEVNTLNYDLRVLGRKGMYNISAVANMGELAEVKASIPGILKSVEFNDGHKYLDFDADTDTVAAWTIGGLVAGKVLAKVGFFAILAKFGKVIVIGLIAAFAAVKKFFFGKKEQVMTRPKEEEELVEETASTEE, from the coding sequence ATGAAAAGAATTCTACTAAGTCTTTTTTTATCCGTTATTTTTATTCCGAAGATAATAGCACAGGCAGATACAACTGCAGCTTATTATGACAAAATTGAGCAATCCTTAAAATATGAAACCGGAAAAATTACTTTAACTGAAGGGGAAGGAATATTAAATGTCCCTAAAGGATTTAAATTCTTAAATGGAGAACAAACCCAACATGTTTTAACTGACTTATGGGGAAATCCTGAAGACAAAACGGTTTTAGGATCACTTGTTCCGGACGGAAAAGGTGTAACACACAGCAATAGCTGGATGTTTGTAGTTAGTTATCAGGGAGATGGTTTTGTAAAAGATGATGATGCAAACGATATTGACTATGATGATTTGCTAAAAACCATGCAGGAAGATATGAAAACGGCAAATGAAGAAAGAAAAAAAGGTGGTTATGCAGAAGTTCAATTAATTGGTTGGGCGTCAAAACCGTATTATGATAATAATTTAAAAGTCCTGCATTGGGCAAAAGAATTAAAATTTGGCAAAGACGAAGTCAACACTTTAAATTATGACTTAAGAGTTTTAGGAAGAAAAGGAATGTATAACATTTCGGCCGTAGCCAACATGGGAGAGCTTGCAGAAGTAAAAGCCAGTATTCCGGGAATTCTGAAAAGCGTTGAATTTAATGATGGACACAAATATCTAGACTTTGATGCCGATACCGATACCGTCGCAGCATGGACTATTGGAGGTTTAGTTGCTGGAAAAGTTTTGGCTAAAGTGGGCTTCTTTGCTATTTTGGCAAAATTTGGAAAAGTCATCGTTATCGGTCTTATTGCTGCATTTGCTGCTGTAAAGAAATTCTTTTTTGGTAAAAAAGAACAGGTAATGACAAGACCAAAAGAAGAGGAAGAACTTGTAGAGGAAACTGCTTCTACTGAAGAATAA
- a CDS encoding DUF4350 domain-containing protein — MNKSIKIYIAILVFVLALILISDRDQKKPIDWRPTFSVHDKIPYGLYILNKEIKPLLKNQKIERIADVTPYEFLDSKYDADTLVENYKIKGTFLSISELDNIDEQSIKELFYFVSHGNNAFLSMRTFPKTLMDSLKIEVKFDFHQPKNNLVWMANKSVSSKKYIFQQSVEDYFSKIDTANTTVLGYQSNSKKEKHINFIKVPYKYGNFYLHTQPAAFTNFHLLKKDHFQYAENVLSYIPKGDIFWYTKLQNDKSISHSPLRYIHSQPALKWAWYLSLIGILIFIIFNAKRKQRIVPILKPLPNLTVDFTKTIGNLYHQEGDHQNLIDKKIIYFLEKIRTEYLIDTTKLDDVFIQKLHHKTGKNITDIQELAFLINEHRNSYHGSLEEDLIRINNAIEKILH; from the coding sequence ATGAATAAATCCATCAAAATTTATATCGCTATTCTGGTTTTTGTTTTAGCCTTAATTCTGATATCAGATCGCGACCAGAAAAAACCTATTGACTGGCGACCGACATTTTCTGTACATGATAAAATTCCGTACGGATTATATATTCTGAACAAAGAAATTAAACCTCTTTTAAAAAATCAGAAAATTGAAAGAATTGCTGATGTAACACCGTATGAATTTTTAGATTCAAAATACGATGCCGATACTTTGGTTGAAAATTATAAAATAAAAGGTACTTTCTTAAGCATTTCAGAATTAGATAACATTGACGAGCAATCAATCAAGGAGCTTTTTTATTTTGTTTCACACGGAAATAATGCTTTTTTAAGCATGAGAACATTTCCAAAAACGTTAATGGATAGTTTAAAAATCGAGGTCAAATTTGATTTTCATCAGCCAAAAAACAATTTGGTCTGGATGGCAAATAAAAGCGTGAGTTCTAAAAAATACATTTTTCAACAATCTGTTGAAGATTATTTTTCTAAAATTGATACCGCCAATACAACTGTTTTAGGATATCAAAGCAATTCTAAAAAAGAGAAACACATCAATTTTATAAAAGTTCCTTATAAGTACGGTAATTTTTATCTTCATACGCAGCCAGCGGCTTTTACAAACTTTCATTTATTAAAAAAAGACCATTTTCAATATGCTGAAAATGTCTTGTCCTATATACCAAAAGGCGATATTTTTTGGTATACCAAATTGCAAAACGACAAATCGATTTCGCATTCCCCTTTACGCTATATCCACAGTCAGCCTGCACTAAAATGGGCCTGGTATTTAAGTTTAATCGGTATTTTGATTTTTATTATTTTTAATGCCAAGAGAAAACAAAGAATTGTTCCGATATTAAAACCATTGCCAAATTTAACGGTCGATTTCACTAAAACTATCGGAAATTTATACCATCAGGAAGGCGATCATCAGAATCTAATTGACAAAAAAATCATTTATTTTCTGGAGAAAATCAGAACTGAATACTTGATTGATACAACAAAACTTGATGATGTTTTTATTCAAAAACTACATCATAAAACAGGAAAAAATATAACCGATATTCAGGAACTGGCTTTTTTAATTAACGAACATCGAAATAGTTATCACGGAAGTCTCGAAGAAGATTTAATCAGAATTAATAATGCGATCGAGAAAATTTTACATTAA
- a CDS encoding phosphoglyceromutase translates to MKKVILILFVFTSFLSSAQKTENIIIITTDGFRWQEVFKGMDPAIANDKKFNQGDSTYIYKKYSSADFRESRKKLMPFLWSEIASKGQIYGNRDLGNKVDVSNPYWFSYPGYSEIMTGNVDVAINSNGYKANPNVNILEFLNQQPKLKGKTAAFGAWDAFDRILNEERSGFPVISAYDKVGGNKPTATQKLLNEMRNNSYKPFHEDECLDVFTHYEALDELKTKKPKVLYIAYGETDEWAHHGHYRSYLDAANQVDKWIKEIWDFVQNDPQYKNKTTLLITVDHGRGDKTKAQWTDHGADVVGASEIWFAAIGPEIAAKGEIKTESQLYQKQFAQTIAKIMGYNFTTTHPVANEIPELLQK, encoded by the coding sequence ATGAAAAAAGTAATTCTAATTCTATTCGTTTTCACAAGCTTTTTGTCATCAGCACAAAAAACAGAAAACATCATCATCATTACCACAGACGGTTTTAGATGGCAGGAAGTGTTTAAGGGAATGGATCCGGCAATTGCCAATGATAAAAAATTCAATCAGGGAGACAGTACTTATATTTATAAGAAATATTCAAGTGCTGATTTCAGAGAAAGCCGTAAAAAATTAATGCCTTTTTTGTGGTCAGAAATTGCTTCGAAAGGACAAATTTATGGCAATCGTGATCTTGGCAATAAAGTAGATGTTTCGAATCCGTATTGGTTCAGTTATCCCGGATATAGTGAAATTATGACTGGAAATGTTGATGTTGCAATAAATTCAAATGGTTATAAAGCGAATCCAAATGTGAATATTTTAGAATTTCTAAATCAACAGCCAAAACTTAAAGGTAAAACAGCTGCTTTTGGCGCCTGGGATGCTTTTGACCGAATTTTGAATGAGGAAAGAAGTGGTTTTCCGGTTATCTCGGCATATGATAAAGTTGGAGGAAACAAACCAACAGCAACTCAAAAGTTGCTAAATGAGATGCGTAATAATTCGTATAAGCCCTTTCATGAAGACGAGTGTCTGGATGTTTTCACCCATTATGAAGCTTTGGATGAACTTAAAACCAAGAAACCAAAAGTACTTTATATCGCTTATGGAGAAACAGATGAATGGGCTCATCATGGTCATTACAGATCGTATCTTGACGCTGCTAACCAAGTTGATAAATGGATCAAAGAAATCTGGGATTTTGTACAAAACGATCCGCAATATAAAAACAAAACTACTTTATTGATCACCGTAGATCATGGTCGTGGCGACAAAACAAAAGCACAATGGACAGATCACGGAGCTGATGTAGTGGGTGCATCTGAAATCTGGTTTGCTGCTATTGGACCAGAGATTGCAGCAAAAGGCGAAATCAAAACAGAATCGCAATTGTATCAAAAGCAATTTGCGCAAACCATTGCTAAAATTATGGGGTACAATTTCACTACAACACATCCGGTGGCAAATGAAATTCCAGAATTGCTTCAAAAATAA
- a CDS encoding RDD family protein, whose product MSELSINTTQNVKINFIAASVGERLGSYFIDLIIKISYVVVVALLLIYFFHFDRLFGALDVWSQRAVVFIIGLPVLLYSITLESIFEGQTFGKKLLKIKVVKIDGYQASFGDYFIRWFFRLIDFSILGGTVALVSIVSSKKAQRLGDMAAGTAVITLKNRINISHTILEEIGTSYVPTYPLVIKLSDNDMRIIKETFHKAVKKNDHEIIYKLVAKIESVTGIKNQSGDNSDFIRVVLKDYNYYTQNM is encoded by the coding sequence ATGTCAGAATTATCTATTAACACAACACAAAATGTTAAAATAAATTTTATTGCAGCCTCTGTTGGCGAGCGATTGGGCTCTTATTTTATTGATTTGATTATCAAAATCTCTTATGTAGTGGTGGTTGCATTGCTGCTTATCTATTTTTTTCATTTTGATAGGCTATTCGGTGCCTTAGATGTTTGGTCCCAAAGAGCAGTTGTTTTTATTATAGGTCTTCCGGTTTTACTGTATTCAATAACTTTAGAAAGCATTTTTGAAGGACAAACTTTTGGAAAAAAGTTGCTCAAAATAAAAGTGGTTAAAATTGATGGTTACCAGGCCAGTTTTGGCGATTATTTTATCCGTTGGTTTTTTAGATTGATTGATTTTTCGATTCTTGGCGGAACAGTTGCTTTAGTGTCGATAGTTTCAAGTAAAAAAGCACAACGTTTAGGAGATATGGCGGCTGGAACAGCTGTTATTACTTTAAAAAACAGAATAAATATCAGTCATACCATTCTCGAAGAAATTGGAACGTCGTATGTCCCGACGTATCCTTTGGTCATTAAATTATCTGATAATGATATGAGAATCATAAAAGAAACGTTTCATAAAGCGGTAAAGAAAAATGATCATGAAATCATTTATAAATTGGTTGCTAAAATTGAAAGCGTGACCGGAATCAAAAATCAATCAGGTGACAATAGCGATTTTATTCGGGTAGTTTTGAAAGATTACAATTACTATACACAGAATATGTAA
- a CDS encoding DUF58 domain-containing protein, producing MKFIKSLYLNNFFFYILLGIIGMFVCAFIFPNLYNSVWFIILVLSTFLGLDILLLYLSKGIEASRKTPEKLSNGDLNPIQVTIKNQYTFPVSVKIIDEIPFQFQVRDFKIIKTIPASAQKEIGYDLRPTERGEYSFGNLNIYVSSPLKLISRRFTFDKDQMVPTYPSYIQLKKYDLLAFSNNLHQYGIKKIRRIGHTMEFEQIKEYVQGDDLRTINWKATAKKNSLMVNQFQDEKSQSVYMAIDKGRVMQMPFDGLSLLDYAINSTLVLSNVILKKQDKAGIFAFSKKVENRVFAERRSSQMQKILETLYNIKTDFFESDYSRLYVDIKKNINQRSLIILYTNFETMDGLNRQLPYLKGIAKSHLLVVVFFSNTELNAIINKKTDTVQEIYDKVIAEKFMFEKRLIANELKKYGIHSVLTQPENLTLDAINKYLEIKARGIL from the coding sequence ATGAAATTCATAAAAAGCCTTTATCTCAATAACTTCTTCTTCTATATCCTTTTAGGCATTATAGGAATGTTCGTTTGTGCTTTTATTTTTCCAAATTTATACAACAGCGTTTGGTTTATTATTTTGGTTTTATCCACATTTTTAGGTCTGGATATTTTGCTTTTATATTTATCAAAAGGAATTGAAGCCTCAAGAAAAACGCCTGAAAAACTTTCAAATGGAGATTTAAATCCAATTCAGGTTACGATTAAAAATCAGTATACTTTTCCGGTTTCGGTTAAGATAATTGATGAAATTCCTTTTCAGTTTCAGGTTCGTGATTTTAAAATCATAAAAACGATTCCGGCTTCGGCACAAAAAGAAATTGGTTACGATTTGCGTCCAACGGAACGTGGAGAATATTCTTTTGGGAATTTAAATATCTATGTTTCTTCCCCTTTAAAATTAATTTCCCGCAGATTTACTTTCGATAAAGATCAAATGGTACCGACTTACCCTTCGTATATTCAGTTGAAAAAATACGATTTATTGGCTTTTTCGAATAATTTGCATCAATACGGAATCAAGAAAATTCGACGAATTGGTCACACCATGGAATTTGAGCAAATTAAGGAATATGTTCAGGGTGATGATTTGAGAACGATAAACTGGAAAGCAACAGCAAAGAAAAATTCACTAATGGTGAATCAATTTCAGGACGAAAAATCACAATCGGTTTATATGGCCATAGATAAAGGCCGCGTGATGCAAATGCCTTTTGACGGTTTGAGTTTACTAGATTATGCTATAAATTCTACACTTGTTTTATCAAATGTTATTCTGAAAAAACAAGACAAAGCCGGGATTTTCGCTTTCTCCAAAAAAGTAGAAAACAGAGTTTTTGCAGAAAGAAGATCTTCGCAAATGCAAAAAATTCTCGAAACCTTATACAATATAAAAACTGATTTTTTCGAAAGTGATTACAGTCGATTGTATGTCGATATCAAGAAAAATATCAATCAGAGAAGTTTGATTATTTTGTATACCAACTTTGAAACCATGGACGGCTTAAACAGACAATTACCTTATTTAAAAGGAATTGCGAAAAGCCATTTATTAGTTGTAGTTTTCTTTAGCAATACAGAACTGAATGCTATCATCAATAAAAAAACAGACACCGTTCAGGAAATTTACGATAAAGTCATAGCTGAAAAATTCATGTTCGAAAAACGTTTAATCGCAAACGAACTTAAAAAATATGGAATCCATTCGGTTCTCACGCAACCGGAGAATTTGACTTTGGATGCGATTAATAAGTATTTGGAGATTAAGGCGAGAGGGATTTTATAG
- a CDS encoding stage II sporulation protein M, translating to MREVAFIKQNKEKWLEFELAIFGKAKKNPDELANLYIQMMNDLAYAQTYYPKSKTVIYLNHLASQIYQKIYKTKRTEKNKLLEFFKTEVPLLVYEYKRYLLYAFVLFFATVAIGVVSARYDSDFVRLIMGDDYVNMTLENIKKGNPMAVYGSSANWGSFIGITVNNIQVGAACYFYGIFGGLGTFYYLLQNCIMLGSFQYFFFEHGVFWKSVRGIWIHGSMEIFAIVIESAAGFIFGASILFPKTFSRLNSFKIGFKNSFKIYLSTLPFTFMAGFLEGFITRYSINMPIWLSLFIILSTLSLISFYYLIYPFIVHKKVQ from the coding sequence ATGAGAGAAGTTGCCTTCATAAAACAAAATAAAGAAAAATGGCTGGAGTTTGAACTCGCTATTTTTGGTAAAGCTAAAAAAAATCCTGATGAGTTAGCTAATTTGTACATTCAAATGATGAATGACCTCGCGTACGCGCAAACTTATTATCCTAAAAGCAAAACCGTTATTTACTTAAATCATCTGGCTTCGCAGATATATCAAAAAATTTATAAAACGAAACGAACCGAAAAAAACAAGCTCTTAGAATTCTTTAAAACAGAAGTTCCGTTGCTTGTTTACGAATACAAAAGATATTTATTGTATGCTTTTGTTTTGTTTTTTGCTACTGTTGCTATTGGTGTTGTTTCTGCTCGCTACGATTCAGATTTTGTCCGATTGATTATGGGCGACGACTACGTTAATATGACATTGGAAAATATAAAAAAGGGAAATCCAATGGCCGTTTATGGTTCGTCAGCCAACTGGGGAAGTTTTATTGGTATTACCGTTAACAATATTCAGGTAGGAGCTGCCTGTTATTTTTATGGCATTTTTGGCGGACTTGGTACTTTCTATTATTTGTTGCAAAACTGTATTATGCTGGGTTCCTTTCAGTATTTTTTCTTCGAACATGGCGTTTTCTGGAAGAGCGTTCGTGGGATCTGGATTCACGGTTCTATGGAAATTTTTGCTATTGTAATTGAGTCTGCAGCTGGATTTATTTTTGGAGCCTCGATACTTTTTCCAAAGACATTTTCGAGATTAAATTCTTTCAAAATCGGATTTAAAAACAGTTTCAAAATTTACCTAAGCACGCTTCCTTTTACTTTTATGGCGGGCTTTCTGGAAGGTTTTATTACACGCTATTCTATCAATATGCCTATTTGGTTAAGCCTTTTTATAATATTATCCACGCTGAGTTTAATCTCATTTTATTATTTAATTTATCCTTTTATAGTACACAAAAAGGTACAATAA